Proteins encoded by one window of Erysipelothrix rhusiopathiae:
- a CDS encoding alpha/beta hydrolase, with translation MESYLKINDEVSLRYAADCVDNPKAIVLINHGFAEHIGRYDHVTEHFNKAGLSVYRYDLRGHGRTDSPKGHIDSYLSFISDCNEMVKFVKDENIGVPVFMLGHSMGGLVTTMYGIAHPYELKGQILSGPAVAPLPPVEGNMGKVLNVVGKSFKKINIRNVVEDDICSVPEVVSAYKNDPDVLHKATAGFMREFLIKAPEFVAKNVSRYRYPVLICHGESDKVVPIEVGEWLYENISSKNKHFIAYPGLYHEILNETMYPEILDTMVEWMFLQLSK, from the coding sequence ATGGAATCTTATTTAAAAATTAATGATGAGGTTTCGCTGCGTTATGCAGCTGATTGTGTTGATAATCCGAAAGCAATTGTTTTAATTAACCATGGTTTTGCGGAGCATATTGGTCGATATGATCACGTTACGGAGCATTTTAATAAGGCAGGACTTAGTGTATATCGTTATGATTTACGAGGTCATGGTCGTACAGACTCACCGAAAGGTCATATTGATTCATATTTATCATTTATCTCAGATTGTAATGAGATGGTTAAGTTTGTAAAAGATGAGAATATTGGTGTACCTGTTTTTATGTTAGGTCATAGTATGGGTGGTCTTGTTACTACAATGTACGGGATTGCACATCCTTACGAACTAAAAGGGCAAATTTTATCCGGACCTGCAGTAGCACCACTTCCACCCGTGGAAGGAAATATGGGTAAAGTTTTAAATGTTGTTGGTAAGTCCTTTAAGAAGATTAATATTCGAAATGTCGTTGAAGATGATATTTGCTCTGTTCCAGAAGTTGTGAGTGCTTATAAAAATGACCCGGATGTCCTACATAAAGCTACCGCTGGGTTTATGCGTGAATTTTTAATTAAGGCTCCTGAATTTGTTGCGAAGAATGTATCACGTTATCGTTATCCAGTTTTAATATGTCATGGAGAATCGGATAAAGTGGTTCCAATTGAAGTTGGCGAATGGCTTTATGAAAACATTAGTTCTAAAAACAAACATTTTATTGCCTATCCGGGACTTTACCATGAAATTCTTAATGAGACGATGTATCCCGAAATTTTGGATACTATGGTTGAGTGGATGTTCCTTCAGTTAAGCAAGTAA
- a CDS encoding polysaccharide lyase family 8 super-sandwich domain-containing protein, whose product MKHTKTILCTGLALVLSSNAMLIHADEPTTITEKQPLFFNAESKPVNPKDLALTIQKGHRKFITSYLNDPQSHYLYESTEPAIASISENGLISGLKEGKSTIIIKSKDTSETVQTVTIDIKKDDNLDPHFITMESRWQKRAVGDEGINLNDKHIQDYIRVVDGKADEAFNTLDKNPNPEFPWGNEDNKTVAAHNTRQFTNLKSIAIAFGTYGSQYYQDEATLNFITTQLDFLINDQMYGSPFTVKTHGNWWDWQIGIPMRLLDILSIVNDYIEQDDITRYLKGIEVYNTNLTTLLNGAPATGANKTDVGLITLGVGIMKQDASLLDYVNQEMPEVVQYVSSGDGLYKDGSLVQHKDIAYLGTYGNDLVKGIGKIASIVADTPWAMDPATMQNIYTLIDEGYIPLMYKGKMMSMVNGRSVSRAPYMSPTAQEFDTGKESIANIILIADAAPEPLKSTYKQHLKEWIIASDRYHDYFSRTRDFESLVKAKQIFEDESIQTLESTQHVKIYGSMDRVVNRNHDYTAALSMFSKRISNYESINNENMQGWHTGSGMLYLYTYNDIDQYDGAYWAAVDKYRLPGTTVDTRPLANKALHRKLSKQAWVGGSSTGKIGSAGMYYNTNTFNNGMDLRAQKSWFFLDDAIVALGTNITGTSPTSIETTIENRKVDETAQIKHNNSAITNTIQLTVNTGDTVTLDNGEKGTFGYYFPSKTNVDISKTVHNGKFVDQNLMFDDKIEYSSNFFKLGINHGQSVDNDAYEYVMLPNSSETQIQDYAKNNTLEILENSNLIQAIKTDTAFAMNVWGVDGADLEGIGVDRSASVTAHTTNNRILTIAVSDPKHVEEEIQVTITRPYKSVIKMDENITQNGNQFTINTKDLEGASSVIELRLDTEALENEIISEITSLFKTIDTLDLNKYTEETSNNLTETRTCVQKTIDDTERTLENLEEGLEQLQTAYDHLELKEIKEEPETKPETKPETKPETKPDVEVTPNIDPSKPIIKPEIDNVELETLPKTGIQSETRSFAAFMIIGLGLLFKRKDS is encoded by the coding sequence ATGAAACATACCAAGACAATACTTTGTACCGGGCTTGCGCTCGTACTGAGTTCTAATGCAATGTTAATTCATGCAGATGAACCGACAACAATCACTGAGAAACAACCGCTTTTTTTTAATGCCGAAAGTAAACCGGTAAACCCAAAAGACTTGGCTCTGACTATACAAAAAGGCCATCGAAAATTTATTACTTCGTACCTCAATGATCCACAGAGCCACTATCTCTATGAATCTACCGAACCAGCGATTGCAAGCATTTCTGAAAACGGTCTTATTTCTGGACTTAAAGAAGGAAAATCCACAATCATTATCAAATCGAAAGATACTTCAGAAACCGTACAAACTGTTACGATCGATATCAAAAAAGACGATAATCTTGACCCACACTTTATCACGATGGAATCCCGATGGCAAAAACGTGCAGTCGGTGACGAAGGCATCAATCTAAACGATAAACACATCCAAGATTATATTCGCGTTGTGGATGGGAAAGCAGATGAAGCTTTTAACACACTCGACAAAAATCCGAACCCAGAATTTCCATGGGGTAATGAAGACAACAAAACTGTTGCCGCTCACAACACCCGCCAGTTTACCAATCTAAAATCCATTGCAATCGCATTTGGTACCTACGGCAGTCAATACTACCAAGATGAAGCAACTTTAAACTTCATCACGACACAACTTGATTTCTTAATTAATGATCAAATGTACGGAAGTCCATTCACCGTTAAAACTCACGGAAACTGGTGGGACTGGCAAATTGGAATTCCAATGCGCCTACTCGATATCTTATCCATCGTAAACGACTATATCGAACAAGATGATATCACCCGTTACTTAAAAGGAATTGAAGTATATAACACAAACCTTACAACCTTACTCAACGGTGCACCTGCTACCGGAGCAAATAAAACGGATGTAGGCTTAATCACTTTAGGCGTAGGTATTATGAAACAAGATGCTTCCCTACTTGATTATGTAAATCAAGAAATGCCGGAAGTTGTTCAATATGTATCATCGGGTGATGGTCTTTATAAAGATGGATCACTTGTACAACATAAAGATATTGCATACCTTGGTACCTATGGAAACGACCTCGTAAAGGGCATTGGAAAAATTGCCTCAATCGTTGCGGATACACCATGGGCGATGGATCCTGCTACCATGCAAAATATTTACACACTTATTGATGAAGGATATATCCCATTAATGTATAAAGGGAAAATGATGTCCATGGTAAATGGACGTAGTGTTTCGCGAGCACCTTACATGAGTCCAACTGCACAAGAATTTGATACAGGTAAAGAAAGTATCGCAAATATTATTTTGATTGCAGATGCAGCACCAGAACCACTAAAATCTACTTACAAACAACATCTCAAAGAATGGATTATCGCATCAGATCGTTACCACGATTACTTTAGTCGTACCCGTGATTTCGAATCTTTAGTTAAAGCCAAACAAATTTTTGAAGATGAATCCATCCAAACACTTGAGTCAACTCAACATGTGAAAATATATGGATCGATGGATCGTGTTGTAAATCGTAATCACGACTATACCGCAGCACTCAGCATGTTCTCAAAACGAATTTCAAACTATGAATCCATAAACAACGAAAACATGCAAGGATGGCATACGGGAAGTGGTATGCTCTATCTGTACACATATAACGACATTGATCAATATGATGGTGCCTATTGGGCAGCAGTTGATAAATATCGCCTTCCAGGAACAACCGTTGATACACGTCCATTAGCAAATAAAGCACTCCACCGAAAACTATCCAAACAAGCATGGGTTGGTGGTTCATCAACTGGTAAAATAGGAAGTGCAGGAATGTACTACAACACAAATACGTTTAATAATGGTATGGACCTTCGTGCTCAAAAATCATGGTTCTTCTTAGATGATGCGATCGTAGCGCTGGGAACAAACATCACAGGAACATCGCCAACATCTATTGAAACAACAATCGAAAACCGTAAAGTTGATGAAACTGCACAAATTAAACATAACAATTCAGCCATCACCAATACCATACAATTAACAGTCAATACTGGTGATACCGTTACACTTGATAATGGGGAAAAAGGAACCTTTGGATACTACTTCCCTTCAAAAACCAATGTAGACATAAGTAAAACCGTACACAATGGAAAATTTGTAGATCAAAACTTAATGTTTGATGACAAAATTGAATACAGCTCTAATTTCTTTAAACTGGGTATTAACCATGGTCAATCTGTTGATAATGATGCCTATGAATACGTAATGTTACCAAACAGCAGCGAAACTCAAATTCAAGACTATGCAAAAAACAATACACTTGAAATCCTTGAGAATTCAAATTTAATTCAAGCAATCAAAACAGATACTGCCTTCGCAATGAATGTTTGGGGTGTTGATGGTGCAGATTTAGAAGGAATTGGTGTTGACCGTTCCGCATCTGTTACTGCACATACGACAAACAATCGTATTTTAACCATAGCGGTAAGTGATCCTAAACATGTGGAGGAAGAAATTCAAGTAACCATTACCCGTCCCTACAAATCTGTAATTAAAATGGATGAAAACATCACTCAAAATGGAAATCAGTTCACCATCAATACGAAAGATCTTGAAGGTGCATCAAGTGTTATTGAATTAAGACTTGATACTGAGGCACTTGAAAACGAAATAATTTCAGAAATCACGTCCCTCTTTAAAACAATCGATACCCTCGATTTAAATAAATATACTGAGGAGACAAGCAATAACCTAACCGAAACAAGAACTTGTGTACAAAAAACAATCGATGATACAGAACGTACCTTAGAAAATCTTGAAGAAGGCTTAGAACAACTTCAGACTGCCTACGATCATCTTGAACTCAAAGAAATCAAAGAAGAACCCGAGACAAAGCCTGAGACAAAACCTGAGACAAAACCAGAAACAAAACCAGATGTCGAAGTAACACCAAACATCGACCCTTCAAAACCGATTATAAAACCAGAAATCGATAATGTCGAATTGGAAACACTGCCCAAAACAGGTATCCAATCCGAGACACGATCGTTTGCGGCATTTATGATTATTGGACTTGGATTACTCTTTAAACGAAAAGATTCTTAA
- a CDS encoding AraC family transcriptional regulator, translated as MNTLEHLQNAIDYIETHLDSSLKLEDIAIHSNYSPYHFHNLFSALTGMGVMDYVRRRRLSEAGMLFISQKVKVIDLAVHYDYESAESFSKAFKKQHHYTPSEIKKRKGSLQTTFPIKITHNQKGAVKMKMRIEEKESVNIAGYQKTFSYENGANLKEIPMFWDEINQSAKDLDLFKMNDHKIEGIVGLCQQASDGFMTYLIGTSCDFQEGLVNVELPKSRWLVFDAVGPLPQSVQNTWRDIVSLYLPTCSEEIDGSMDLEVYSQEDPNSESLVTEIWLRIKA; from the coding sequence ATGAACACACTTGAACACTTACAAAATGCAATTGATTATATCGAAACACATCTTGATTCGTCTTTGAAATTAGAAGATATTGCGATACATTCAAATTATTCACCTTACCATTTTCATAATTTATTCTCTGCCTTAACGGGTATGGGGGTTATGGATTATGTAAGGCGAAGACGCTTGAGTGAGGCAGGGATGCTTTTTATAAGTCAGAAAGTTAAGGTCATTGATTTAGCGGTGCATTATGATTATGAAAGCGCAGAATCATTTAGTAAGGCATTTAAGAAACAACATCATTACACTCCAAGTGAAATTAAAAAACGAAAAGGTTCGTTACAAACGACGTTTCCAATTAAAATCACACACAATCAAAAAGGAGCGGTTAAGATGAAGATGCGTATTGAAGAAAAAGAATCTGTAAATATAGCGGGGTATCAAAAAACATTTAGTTATGAAAACGGCGCGAATTTAAAAGAAATTCCAATGTTTTGGGATGAAATTAATCAAAGTGCCAAAGATCTTGATTTGTTTAAAATGAATGATCATAAAATAGAGGGTATCGTTGGTTTGTGTCAACAAGCTTCCGATGGGTTTATGACCTATTTAATTGGAACTTCTTGTGATTTTCAAGAGGGACTGGTGAATGTGGAATTACCTAAAAGTAGATGGCTTGTGTTTGATGCAGTAGGGCCATTACCGCAATCCGTGCAAAACACCTGGCGTGATATTGTTTCACTATATTTACCAACGTGTAGCGAAGAGATTGATGGTTCAATGGATTTAGAAGTCTATTCTCAAGAAGATCCCAATAGTGAGTCCTTAGTAACTGAAATTTGGCTTCGAATTAAAGCATAA
- a CDS encoding inositol monophosphatase family protein has protein sequence MQSKLVFAKQLVYEAGDYVREHMKEELNIDTKSARNDFVTNVDKGTEKFLADRINAKYPNQNFITEEKMVASTGLDNLWIIDPIDGTSNFIFEKRNFAISVGYYEDQKPVFGIVYDVSRDEMYVGVNGDGAYLNDRKLPMLSQTITLMDSVVYSDTKTLDLMCGDAVKAHDEFMSVRYMGAASLEICGVAAGRHQVYLSRRLKVWDIAAATIILEAVGGAFTYDTCDNKIIFEDKNFEFMCASNPTVIQELKDRR, from the coding sequence ATGCAATCAAAATTAGTATTTGCGAAGCAGTTAGTTTATGAAGCAGGAGACTATGTTCGTGAACATATGAAAGAAGAATTAAATATTGATACAAAATCAGCTCGAAATGATTTTGTCACAAATGTGGATAAAGGCACAGAAAAGTTTCTAGCGGATCGTATTAATGCGAAGTATCCCAATCAAAATTTTATAACAGAAGAAAAAATGGTTGCATCTACAGGTCTAGATAATTTATGGATTATTGATCCTATAGATGGTACTTCAAACTTTATATTTGAAAAACGTAATTTCGCGATATCTGTTGGATATTATGAAGATCAAAAACCTGTATTTGGGATTGTTTATGACGTAAGTCGTGATGAGATGTATGTAGGCGTAAACGGGGATGGTGCTTATCTTAATGATCGAAAACTGCCAATGCTATCGCAAACAATTACGTTAATGGATTCTGTTGTTTATTCAGATACGAAGACTTTAGACCTTATGTGTGGTGATGCAGTAAAAGCCCATGATGAGTTTATGTCGGTACGTTATATGGGTGCTGCTTCACTGGAAATTTGTGGTGTTGCTGCTGGACGTCATCAAGTGTATCTTTCACGTCGTTTGAAGGTGTGGGATATTGCCGCCGCAACAATCATTCTTGAGGCAGTTGGTGGTGCATTCACTTACGATACATGCGATAATAAGATTATATTTGAAGATAAGAATTTTGAATTTATGTGTGCTTCAAATCCCACTGTGATTCAGGAATTAAAAGATAGGAGATAA
- the rpoC gene encoding DNA-directed RNA polymerase subunit beta' encodes MSINNFDSIQLALASPERILEWSHGEVKKPETINYRSQKPERDGLFCEKIFGPTKDWECYCGKYKKVRYRGVICDRCGVEVTKSAVRRERMGHITLAAPVAHIWYLRGIPSRMSLLLNITPKILEEVVYFVKWVIVDPKKSGLQYKQIIDDREYREYINQYGPNGFVAQAGGEGIKSLLENMDLEKERNEILDLLENAKGDKRKKLIRRLETVEAFINSDNMPEWMVLTELPVIPPDLRPMLQLDGGRFAASDANDLYRRVITRNNRLKRLLEMGTPQVIVQNEKRMLQEAVDALIDNGRRSKPVTGAGGRPLKSLSHSLKGKQGRFRANLLGKRVDFSGRSVIAVGPDLKMYECGIPKEMAIQLFKPFVVNEMKVRGISNNAKAAEKLIERQDPRVWDIVEEVIQDHPVLLNRAPTLHRLGIQAFKPKMIEGRAIRLHPLVTPAFNADFDGDQMAVHVPLSEMAQAEAELLMLGSRNILGPKDGKPIVTPSQDMVLGNFYLNMEESPEEFEEKALQCEARGDMEEGAKWRRFGENQGKAFRDINEAQLAYEHDLIHLHTRICVRASSLKKSTMSAKQNEMYLVTTLGKLIFNDMFPSDFPYLNEVSPDNFKATPDKFFVAMGQDVREIISAMPLNNDFKKKDLEKIIKEIFDRYSIDKTAEILDNIKDLGFRYSTVAGMTVALSDINVAPNKEKYVEEGKEQAAKLMKQYKRGRLTAQEWEGKLMTLWDGIKGRVGAELMDELARKNPINMMATSGARGNVSNFTQLSGMRGLMGKPTQSKSKSGYQSSIIEVPIYSSFREGLNVSEFFVSTHGVRKGLTDTALKTAESGYLTRRLVDVAQDVTIVEDDCYSDNGFLVEEILDRKSNTVVESLHDRLVGRYIKETIVDPKTKEVIIEEDEYIDEFAAKRIVNSGIKQVRIRSVFSCESKHGICKKCYGRNMATGEIVEVGEAVGIVAAQSIGEPGTQLTMRTFHTGGVAVAGGEDITQGLPRVEELFEARSPKLGAAISEISGRITDIRNAEDGFGYIITVANDKTSVEHHTLPHQPARGWLKVGSEVTAGEKLTEGSVDPKKLMEYAGRLDVQKYILKEVKKVYQSGGIEISDKHIEVMINQMMRKVIVIDGQDTGISPGVQMHVDNMTQINEDILMEGKNPARYRPVLLGISKASVETESFLSAASFQETTKVLTDAAIKSKIDPLMGLKENVIIGKKIPAGTGSELYRESTEMVKELAEIKRQERIARNTIEEEDSVISEIIRG; translated from the coding sequence ATGAGTATTAATAATTTTGACTCGATACAACTCGCTTTAGCGTCCCCTGAGCGCATTCTAGAATGGTCTCATGGAGAAGTTAAAAAACCAGAAACAATTAACTATCGTTCACAAAAACCTGAACGTGACGGATTGTTCTGTGAAAAGATTTTTGGTCCTACAAAGGATTGGGAATGTTACTGTGGTAAGTACAAGAAAGTACGCTACCGTGGTGTTATTTGTGACCGTTGTGGTGTTGAAGTAACGAAATCAGCTGTACGTCGTGAACGTATGGGACATATTACATTAGCTGCACCTGTTGCACATATTTGGTATCTACGTGGTATTCCATCACGAATGAGTTTATTACTAAACATTACCCCTAAAATTTTAGAAGAAGTTGTATACTTCGTAAAATGGGTAATTGTGGATCCTAAGAAATCTGGATTACAATACAAACAAATTATTGATGACCGCGAATATCGTGAATACATCAATCAATACGGACCAAATGGTTTCGTAGCTCAAGCAGGTGGAGAAGGTATCAAATCCTTGCTTGAAAATATGGATTTAGAAAAAGAACGTAATGAAATTCTCGATTTATTGGAAAATGCTAAAGGGGATAAGCGTAAGAAGTTAATTCGTCGTCTTGAAACTGTTGAAGCATTTATTAATTCTGATAACATGCCAGAATGGATGGTACTGACTGAACTTCCAGTTATTCCACCAGATTTACGTCCGATGTTACAACTTGATGGTGGACGTTTTGCTGCTTCAGATGCAAACGATTTATACCGTCGTGTAATCACACGTAATAACCGTCTAAAACGTTTACTTGAAATGGGTACACCACAAGTTATCGTTCAAAACGAAAAACGTATGCTTCAAGAAGCTGTTGATGCATTAATCGATAATGGTCGTCGTTCAAAACCTGTTACAGGTGCTGGTGGACGTCCTCTAAAATCACTTTCACACAGTCTTAAAGGGAAACAAGGTCGTTTCCGTGCCAACTTACTTGGTAAACGTGTAGACTTCTCAGGTCGTTCAGTTATCGCTGTTGGACCGGATCTTAAGATGTATGAATGTGGTATTCCTAAAGAAATGGCAATTCAACTCTTTAAACCATTTGTAGTTAATGAGATGAAAGTTCGTGGAATTAGTAATAATGCTAAAGCTGCTGAAAAACTTATTGAACGTCAAGATCCACGTGTTTGGGATATTGTTGAAGAAGTAATTCAAGATCACCCTGTGCTCTTAAACCGTGCCCCTACACTTCACCGTCTTGGTATTCAAGCCTTTAAACCTAAAATGATTGAAGGTCGTGCAATTCGTCTTCACCCTCTTGTAACGCCTGCGTTTAACGCGGACTTTGATGGTGACCAAATGGCGGTTCACGTTCCATTATCAGAAATGGCTCAAGCAGAAGCAGAATTGCTCATGCTTGGTTCACGTAATATTCTTGGACCTAAAGATGGTAAACCTATTGTTACACCATCACAAGATATGGTTCTTGGAAACTTCTATCTAAACATGGAAGAATCTCCAGAAGAATTTGAAGAAAAAGCATTACAATGTGAAGCTCGTGGTGACATGGAAGAAGGCGCTAAATGGCGTCGCTTTGGTGAAAACCAAGGTAAAGCATTCCGTGACATTAATGAAGCACAACTTGCCTATGAACATGATTTGATTCACTTACATACACGTATTTGTGTTCGTGCATCATCACTTAAGAAATCAACAATGAGTGCAAAACAAAACGAAATGTATCTCGTCACAACACTTGGTAAATTAATCTTTAACGATATGTTCCCAAGTGACTTCCCATACTTAAACGAAGTGTCACCTGATAACTTTAAAGCAACACCGGATAAATTCTTTGTTGCGATGGGACAAGATGTGCGTGAAATTATTAGTGCAATGCCACTTAATAATGACTTCAAGAAAAAAGATCTCGAGAAAATTATCAAAGAAATCTTTGATCGTTACTCAATCGATAAGACAGCTGAAATCTTAGATAACATTAAAGACTTAGGTTTCCGTTATTCAACTGTTGCGGGTATGACTGTTGCGTTAAGTGATATCAATGTTGCCCCTAACAAAGAAAAATATGTTGAAGAAGGTAAAGAACAAGCTGCTAAATTAATGAAACAATATAAACGTGGACGATTAACAGCTCAAGAGTGGGAAGGTAAACTGATGACTCTATGGGATGGTATTAAAGGACGCGTCGGTGCGGAATTAATGGACGAACTTGCTCGTAAAAACCCTATCAATATGATGGCGACATCCGGTGCTCGTGGTAACGTTTCTAACTTTACTCAGTTATCCGGTATGCGTGGTTTAATGGGTAAACCTACTCAATCAAAATCAAAATCAGGCTATCAATCATCAATTATTGAAGTTCCAATCTACTCATCATTCCGTGAAGGTCTAAACGTTAGTGAATTCTTCGTTTCTACTCACGGTGTGCGTAAGGGGCTAACAGATACTGCTCTTAAAACAGCGGAATCAGGATATCTTACACGTCGTCTTGTTGACGTTGCGCAAGATGTCACAATCGTTGAAGATGACTGCTATAGCGACAACGGTTTCCTTGTAGAGGAAATTCTAGATCGTAAATCAAATACAGTTGTTGAATCATTACATGATCGTCTTGTTGGACGTTACATCAAAGAAACAATTGTTGATCCAAAAACTAAAGAAGTTATTATCGAAGAAGACGAATATATCGATGAATTTGCTGCAAAACGTATTGTAAATTCAGGTATTAAACAAGTTCGAATTCGTTCTGTATTCTCATGCGAATCAAAACATGGTATCTGTAAAAAATGTTACGGTCGTAACATGGCTACAGGTGAAATTGTTGAGGTTGGAGAAGCAGTCGGTATCGTTGCGGCTCAATCAATCGGTGAACCGGGTACACAGCTAACCATGCGTACTTTCCATACTGGTGGGGTTGCGGTTGCTGGTGGGGAAGATATCACTCAAGGTCTTCCACGTGTTGAGGAACTCTTTGAAGCACGTTCACCAAAACTTGGTGCTGCGATTTCTGAAATTTCCGGACGTATTACGGATATTCGTAATGCTGAAGATGGTTTCGGTTATATCATCACCGTCGCAAACGATAAAACATCAGTTGAACACCATACATTACCACATCAACCTGCTCGTGGCTGGTTAAAAGTTGGTTCTGAGGTTACAGCTGGTGAGAAACTAACAGAAGGTTCTGTAGATCCTAAGAAACTTATGGAATATGCAGGACGTCTCGATGTTCAAAAATACATTCTAAAAGAAGTTAAAAAAGTTTACCAAAGTGGTGGTATCGAAATCTCTGATAAGCACATTGAAGTTATGATTAATCAAATGATGCGTAAAGTTATCGTAATTGACGGACAGGACACAGGAATTTCTCCTGGAGTTCAAATGCACGTTGATAATATGACTCAAATCAATGAAGATATCCTCATGGAAGGTAAGAACCCTGCACGTTATCGTCCAGTGTTACTTGGTATTTCTAAAGCTTCTGTTGAAACTGAATCATTCTTATCTGCTGCTTCATTCCAAGAAACTACAAAAGTTCTTACGGATGCTGCAATCAAGTCTAAGATTGATCCACTCATGGGTCTTAAAGAAAATGTTATCATTGGTAAGAAAATTCCAGCGGGAACAGGTTCTGAATTATACCGTGAATCAACCGAAATGGTTAAAGAATTGGCAGAAATTAAACGCCAAGAACGTATTGCACGAAATACAATTGAAGAAGAAGATTCAGTTATCAGCGAAATTATTCGCGGATAA
- a CDS encoding inositol monophosphatase family protein: protein MNKKAEFTINLVREAGERIKDMMKEDINISLKSSRSDFVTNVDKQTEVFLVSGIKEAYSNQNFLTEEKTVETMGQDHLWIIDPIDGTTNFIYQKQNFSISVGYYHKGAPVFGIVYDVMADEMFVGIVGEGAYLNNIKLPMLDQSILLKDSIVSGDVYRPGLFSLTPEELKPLFITHRFLGSGALEVCHIAAGRWQSYVFPSLKVWDFAAAVIILQCVGGTYHFGDLEDGLYFDNEPRVFIAASNQNIKESLKALL from the coding sequence ATGAATAAAAAAGCAGAATTTACGATTAATCTTGTACGCGAAGCCGGCGAACGGATTAAAGACATGATGAAAGAAGACATTAATATTAGTTTAAAATCTTCAAGATCTGATTTTGTAACTAATGTCGACAAACAAACTGAGGTGTTTCTAGTCTCAGGTATTAAAGAAGCATATTCAAATCAAAATTTCTTAACTGAAGAAAAAACCGTAGAAACGATGGGACAAGATCATCTCTGGATTATTGATCCCATAGATGGAACCACAAACTTTATTTACCAAAAACAGAATTTCAGTATTTCTGTTGGTTACTACCACAAAGGGGCACCGGTTTTTGGAATTGTTTACGATGTGATGGCAGATGAAATGTTTGTAGGTATTGTTGGAGAGGGAGCATATCTAAATAACATAAAACTACCCATGCTTGATCAATCGATACTATTAAAAGATTCTATTGTTTCTGGTGATGTATACCGTCCTGGTTTATTTAGCTTAACACCTGAAGAGCTAAAACCCTTATTTATTACCCATCGATTTTTAGGGTCTGGAGCTTTGGAGGTTTGTCATATTGCGGCAGGAAGATGGCAGTCTTATGTCTTTCCAAGTCTAAAGGTTTGGGATTTTGCTGCGGCTGTTATTATCTTACAGTGTGTGGGTGGAACGTATCATTTTGGGGATTTGGAAGATGGTCTTTATTTTGATAATGAACCGCGCGTCTTTATTGCGGCATCCAATCAAAATATAAAAGAAAGCTTAAAAGCATTATTATAA